A single Streptomyces mirabilis DNA region contains:
- a CDS encoding helix-turn-helix transcriptional regulator: MATDRAADGDRTPLVGRAAELERLERLLDGSARADHGPAVADLTGDAGIGKSRLVHELCLRAERRGSTVLRGRATEYERHIPFQPFTDALADLDPTALATFPAAAQVAPVLGATPRLADRFSLHRATADLLAHVGASPTVLVLDDMHWADAASLELLDHLVRHPVRAPVLLVVARRARQTPAPLAAALARGADTGAVRRIELGPLRERESVEGLAPDLPRTEAAELFAASEGNPLYLLTLLHAHREGAPLSRLSMTGLGALLLDELTPLTPSQLRVTEVVAVLGAHATTSMLGPVTGRDDAELADDLAALVRRDLLRTGPDGRLALRHPVLRSLVHESIAPWLRTRIHGLAAAELTRLGAPVAERAHHAERSLSGWDPSTAAVLIEAAEQAAHTAPASCAHWLDVVLRHLPHTPEHAPRRQTLTLTRARALGACGQLRESRDLLHTLIALPDRTGATHHDSDTADGSDTADGSDTADGSGVRTAAVVLCAVMERHLGRYSEAVALLRRELHRSPGPSPADAVALGLELGSSAPHDTSYPTVRADVARTLSTARDLGDEAGEACALAVAALGEAYEGDMAAAGGYAHRAGALVDSLPDDDLTGLCEPLARLGWAEAFLERFADAERHADRGLAIARRSGQLYLLPHLLLCKAHIRIQVCRLPSAVELSEEAEDIARGIGSDELLAFVLGTKAHALIAACPPGDPRPLAMAEAAVAAAGLGGNWWASIAWCMLGYAALVGGDPDRARDALLHAGGPGLHGLQPSMRPLFLEILVTAAVATGDHDAADAWAERARKEAEQLDLPIQRASALRSAAHIPLGQGDPNAAAELFAGAAAESARSGAAFWEAYSLLLGAPVLATAPTDPRRGVAAWRRGQRLAAAGGAQMLTGLAELIQPEVTRAAEAPGRGLATLTTREREVAELVAQGLTSPAIAERLSLSHRTVETHLSRVYRKTGVSSRAALATLLARRPDARFPPP, translated from the coding sequence ATGGCGACGGACCGGGCGGCAGACGGGGACCGGACGCCCCTCGTCGGCAGGGCGGCGGAGCTGGAGCGACTCGAGCGATTACTCGACGGGTCGGCTCGCGCGGACCACGGACCGGCGGTGGCCGACCTCACCGGTGACGCGGGCATCGGCAAGAGCCGACTGGTCCACGAACTGTGCCTACGGGCCGAGCGGCGCGGGTCGACCGTACTGCGCGGCCGAGCCACGGAGTACGAACGCCACATCCCCTTCCAGCCGTTCACCGACGCCCTCGCCGACCTCGACCCCACCGCGCTCGCCACCTTCCCGGCCGCCGCCCAGGTCGCCCCGGTCCTGGGCGCCACCCCGCGCCTGGCCGACCGCTTCAGCCTCCACCGCGCCACCGCCGACCTGCTGGCCCACGTCGGAGCCTCGCCGACGGTGCTCGTCCTCGACGACATGCACTGGGCGGACGCCGCCTCCCTGGAACTGCTCGACCACCTCGTACGCCATCCGGTGCGCGCCCCGGTCCTCCTGGTCGTCGCACGCCGCGCCCGCCAGACCCCGGCCCCGCTCGCCGCGGCCCTCGCCAGGGGCGCGGACACCGGCGCGGTGCGGCGCATCGAGCTGGGCCCGCTCCGCGAACGCGAGTCCGTCGAAGGGCTCGCCCCCGATCTGCCGCGCACCGAGGCCGCCGAACTCTTCGCGGCCAGCGAGGGCAACCCCCTCTACCTCCTCACCCTCCTGCACGCGCACCGCGAGGGAGCCCCGCTGAGCCGCCTCTCCATGACCGGCCTGGGAGCGCTCCTCCTCGACGAACTGACCCCTCTGACGCCCTCCCAGCTGCGCGTGACCGAGGTCGTCGCGGTACTCGGCGCCCACGCCACGACCTCGATGCTCGGCCCCGTGACCGGCCGCGACGACGCCGAGCTCGCCGACGACCTGGCGGCGCTGGTCCGGCGGGATCTGCTGCGCACGGGCCCGGACGGCCGGCTGGCCCTGCGGCACCCGGTCCTGCGCAGCCTCGTCCACGAGAGCATCGCCCCCTGGCTGCGCACCCGGATCCACGGCCTGGCCGCCGCTGAACTGACCCGCTTGGGCGCCCCGGTGGCCGAGCGGGCCCACCACGCCGAGCGCTCGCTGTCCGGCTGGGACCCGTCGACCGCCGCCGTTCTGATCGAGGCCGCCGAACAGGCCGCCCACACCGCCCCCGCCAGCTGCGCACACTGGCTGGACGTGGTGCTGCGCCATCTCCCGCACACACCCGAACACGCTCCCCGGCGCCAGACCCTGACTTTGACCCGGGCCCGCGCCCTGGGCGCCTGCGGCCAACTCCGCGAGAGCCGCGACCTGCTGCACACCCTGATCGCCCTGCCCGACCGGACCGGCGCCACCCACCACGACTCCGACACGGCCGACGGCTCCGACACGGCCGACGGCTCCGACACGGCCGACGGCTCCGGCGTGCGGACGGCCGCGGTCGTGCTGTGCGCCGTCATGGAGCGCCATCTCGGCCGGTACTCGGAGGCGGTCGCGCTCCTGCGCCGCGAACTGCACCGCAGTCCGGGCCCCTCACCGGCCGACGCCGTGGCGCTGGGCCTGGAACTCGGCTCCTCCGCACCGCACGACACCTCCTACCCGACCGTACGAGCCGATGTCGCCCGGACCCTGTCCACGGCCCGTGACCTCGGGGACGAGGCCGGCGAGGCGTGCGCGCTGGCGGTCGCCGCGCTCGGCGAGGCGTACGAGGGGGACATGGCCGCGGCCGGCGGCTACGCCCACCGGGCCGGGGCTCTCGTGGACTCGCTCCCCGACGACGACCTCACCGGCCTGTGCGAGCCGCTCGCCCGGCTCGGCTGGGCCGAGGCGTTCCTCGAACGCTTCGCCGACGCCGAACGGCACGCCGACCGGGGCCTGGCGATCGCCCGGCGCAGCGGACAGCTCTACCTCCTTCCGCACCTGCTGTTGTGCAAGGCACACATCCGGATCCAGGTCTGCCGACTGCCCTCGGCCGTCGAGCTGTCGGAGGAGGCCGAGGACATCGCCCGTGGCATCGGCAGCGACGAACTGCTGGCCTTCGTCCTCGGCACCAAGGCCCACGCGCTGATCGCCGCCTGCCCACCCGGCGATCCCCGGCCGCTCGCCATGGCCGAGGCGGCGGTGGCCGCGGCCGGCCTCGGCGGCAACTGGTGGGCCTCGATCGCCTGGTGCATGCTCGGCTACGCGGCCCTGGTCGGCGGCGACCCGGACCGGGCCCGGGACGCGCTGCTCCACGCGGGCGGCCCCGGCCTGCACGGTCTTCAACCCTCCATGCGCCCTCTGTTCCTGGAGATCCTCGTGACCGCGGCCGTCGCCACGGGCGACCACGACGCGGCCGACGCCTGGGCCGAACGGGCCCGCAAGGAGGCCGAACAACTCGACCTGCCCATCCAGCGCGCCTCCGCCCTGCGCAGCGCCGCCCACATCCCGCTGGGCCAGGGCGACCCGAACGCGGCGGCCGAACTCTTCGCCGGGGCCGCCGCCGAGAGCGCCCGCAGCGGGGCCGCGTTCTGGGAGGCGTACTCCCTGCTCCTCGGCGCCCCCGTGCTGGCGACCGCCCCGACCGACCCACGCCGGGGTGTGGCGGCCTGGCGCCGGGGACAGCGACTGGCCGCCGCCGGGGGCGCCCAGATGCTGACCGGCCTGGCCGAACTGATCCAGCCCGAGGTGACCCGGGCCGCCGAAGCGCCCGGACGCGGCCTCGCAACCCTCACGACCCGTGAACGGGAGGTCGCCGAACTGGTCGCCCAGGGCCTCACCAGTCCCGCGATCGCGGAACGGCTCTCCCTGAGCCACCGCACGGTCGAGACCCACCTGTCCCGCGTCTACCGCAAAACCGGCGTCTCCTCCCGAGCGGCCCTCGCCACCCTCCTCGCCCGCCGCCCGGACGCCCGCTTCCCACCCCCGTGA
- the nagB gene encoding glucosamine-6-phosphate deaminase, protein MEVVIVPDAKAGGELIAEAMAELLRRKPDALLGVATGSTPLPIYQALVAKVGSGAVDASRARVAQLDEYVGLPAEHPESYRSVLRREVLEPLGLGMDAFMGPDGTAEDVQAACEAYDKALATAGGVDLQLLGIGTDGHIGFNEPCSSLASRTRIKTLTEQTRVDNARFFGGDIEQVPHHVITQGIGTILEARHLVLLATGEGKADAVAATVEGPVAAVCPASALQLHPHATVVVDEAAASKLKLADYFRHTFANKPDWQGI, encoded by the coding sequence GTGGAAGTTGTCATCGTTCCCGATGCCAAGGCGGGCGGCGAGCTGATCGCCGAGGCCATGGCGGAGCTGCTCCGGCGCAAGCCCGACGCTCTGCTCGGCGTAGCCACCGGCTCGACGCCGCTGCCCATCTACCAGGCACTGGTGGCGAAGGTGGGCTCCGGTGCCGTGGACGCCTCGCGGGCGCGGGTCGCCCAGCTCGACGAGTACGTGGGGCTGCCGGCCGAGCACCCCGAGTCGTACCGCTCGGTGCTGCGGCGCGAGGTGCTCGAACCGCTGGGGTTGGGCATGGACGCGTTCATGGGCCCGGACGGCACCGCCGAGGACGTCCAGGCCGCGTGCGAGGCGTACGACAAGGCGCTGGCCACGGCCGGTGGCGTCGACCTCCAGCTGCTCGGGATCGGCACCGACGGGCACATCGGGTTCAACGAGCCCTGCTCCTCGCTCGCCTCGCGGACCCGGATCAAGACGCTGACCGAGCAGACCCGGGTCGACAACGCGCGGTTCTTCGGGGGCGACATCGAGCAGGTGCCGCATCACGTCATCACCCAGGGCATCGGCACGATCCTGGAGGCGCGGCATCTCGTCCTGCTGGCCACGGGTGAGGGCAAGGCGGACGCGGTCGCGGCGACCGTGGAGGGGCCGGTGGCCGCGGTGTGCCCCGCCTCGGCTCTCCAGCTGCACCCGCACGCCACGGTCGTCGTGGACGAGGCCGCCGCGTCCAAGCTGAAGCTGGCGGACTACTTCCGGCACACGTTCGCGAACAAGCCGGACTGGCAGGGGATCTGA